The Danio aesculapii chromosome 8, fDanAes4.1, whole genome shotgun sequence genome window below encodes:
- the rfk gene encoding riboflavin kinase produces MRSLPYFFRGPVVRGFGRGSKDLGIPTANFPESVVDSLPTDISTGIYYGWARLDNGDIHKMVMSIGWNPYYKNKKKSMEAHVIHTFKEDFYGHILSVAMAGYIRPERGFTSLDELITAIHNDIEEAKKKLDLPEHLKLKEDNFFKTSVSTTSNQILNGQHSLL; encoded by the exons ATGAGGAGTTTGCCATATTTTTTCCGGGGACCGGTTGTCCGCGGATTCGGACGAGGAAGCAAAGACCTAGGCATCCCAACAG CAAATTTCCCAGAGTCAGTTGTGGACAGTCTCCCCACTGACATCAGCACTGGCATCTACTACGGTTGGGCACGTCTTGATAATGGAGATATTCACAAGATGGTAATGAGCATTGGCTGGAACCCTtactacaaaaacaaaaaaaagtccaTG gAAGCACATGTGATCCACACGTTTAAGGAAGATTTCTATGGTCATATATTGAGTGTGGCTATGGCTGGCTACATTCGCCCTGAAAGGGGATTTACATCACTTG ATGAGCTAATAACAGCAATTCATAATGACATTGAGGAAGCAAAGAAAAAGCTGGATCTACCCGAGCACTTGAAACTGAAAGAGGATAATTTCTTCAAGACTTCAGTATCCACAACATCTAATCAGATCTTGAATGGTCAACACTCACTTTTATGA